The following coding sequences lie in one Phragmites australis chromosome 8, lpPhrAust1.1, whole genome shotgun sequence genomic window:
- the LOC133925935 gene encoding uncharacterized protein LOC133925935 has translation MQSPAEAPEPAAVSEAATAVAPEPVPEGEAAAAEVPQQGAETSAPADGRVKSPSPGPASPSTEKERQIPVDPASLRRLGMVADEDSPLSAPSVLTEVVVQSPLLPQLRRPTFVGASLPCSAASSPVQGTGPGAGAKWEEPPATPSPTAALRSLARQHSAALARLVATPALAPPALSRSASRAQGRTMAPHDDDDDEPTEPKPLGVGDGFTCGALCMLIPVFSKKKPAAAATAAGMAVSNMQRQQSGLRPRRSSVSRVVSLERFECGSWSPPPPAPAQHDSDCLALEVAKISWADDAEAPVKMAFVFDGETPMRGILKNSASSRLDSARPSSSSQRHVRFSTAAAGVVSCPSSPSSAGTITPRMARARAEFNAFLEAQSA, from the coding sequence ATGCAGTCCCCCGCGGAGGCGCCTGAGCCCGCCGCCGTGAGTGAAGCAGCAACAGCGGTGGCGCCCGAACCTGTTCCCGAAGGCGAAGCGGCAGCAGCGGAGGTGCCACAGCAAGGAGCAGAGACCTCTGCGCCGGCGGACGGCCGCGTCAAGAGCCCGAGCCCGGGCCCGGCGTCGCCGTCCACGGAGAAGGAGCGACAGATCCCCGTGGACCCCGCGTCGCTGCGCCGCCTGGGCATGGTGGCCGACGAGGACTCGCCGCTCTCCGCGCCGTCCGTGCTCACGGAGGTGGTGGTGCAGTCCCCGCTCCTGCCGCAGCTCCGCCGGCCAACGTTCGTAGGCGCCAGCCTCCCGTGCTCTGCCGCGTCCTCCCCGGTTCAGGGCACCGGTCCAGGCGCTGGCGCGAAGTGGGAGGAGCCCCCCGCCACGCCCAGCCCCACCGCCGCGCTGCGCTCCCTTGCCCGGCAGCACTCCGCCGCGCTCGCCAGGTTAGTCGCCACGCCGGCCCTAGCGCCGCCCGCGCTGTCGAGGTCCGCGTCCCGCGCCCAGGGTAGGACCATGGCACcgcacgacgacgacgacgacgagcccACCGAGCCAAAGCCGCTCGGCGTGGGGGACGGCTTCACGTGCGGCGCGCTATGCATGCTTATTCCGGTCTTCTCCAAGAAGAAGCCAGCTGCTGCCGCAACCGCCGCTGGTATGGCCGTCTCGAACATGCAGAGGCAGCAATCAGGCTTGAGGCCGCGGCGCAGCAGCGTGTCGCGTGTGGTGTCTCTGGAGAGGTTCGAATGCGGGTCGTGGagccctccgccgccggcgccagCGCAGCACGACTCTGACTGCCTCGCGCTCGAGGTGGCCAAGATCAGCTGGGCGGACGACGCGGAGGCGCCGGTGAAGATGGCGTTCGTGTTCGACGGTGAGACACCGATGAGGGGGATACTGAAGAATTCGGCGTCATCGCGGCTGGACTCGGCCAGGCCTTCGTCGTCGTCGCAGCGGCACGTGAGGTtctcgacggcggcggcaggggTGGTGTCGTgcccgtcgtcgccgtcgtccgCGGGCACGATCACGCCGCGCATGGCGAGGGCCAGGGCGGAGTTCAACGCCTTCCTGGAGGCGCAGAGCGCGTAG